Proteins from a single region of Mycoplasma leachii PG50:
- the mip gene encoding Ig-specific serine endopeptidase MIP, which translates to MKRVNKLLVLLSSTTLALPLTLLVACTSTKSSPKSIDDNEFLKVVDSIKSEEDLLKYADLKFKDSRGSYINKGDVIPSQLEKSQVEIIFKGSYKGQIRAEVTTINNDLNNNELSSSVRLYVEFKNNKTNTTKTINFIVSGLNKKGVVDPFRSSSVNTISYFDGVGGFDSYSNKSQKDRFKYDNEKYINSLEGQISPDKPINLKTYRGLETSKEHIIKFDQKANESNFDTYYNAALKGFTLPVYDDKGAVKGLQINDGPEINKGPSTVDSLGRDRFKTNGLARTIPNETYKTAAIQTFQVSFTAHKDYATEIEEAEDNIKLFESWDDKQIKNYIDIQLKQLKLNFEDESGQIDKQIATTNRENTGIIDNLQKQKNELESKYKKDKDEISKLGKDGLVKWQQKQIQEYKKKKELKKFQASESGTMWIMDYLTENGGKNPTKFYFGTNSHVAKALKDDLLSVSLTRLNSNISVGQTFNLNGYDKNFTKFVFTPKNSKKITDAITTIFHATDFIKEESNPLKMLEDKQKEKYKDAGIFADFAVIEVDFSKLLNDSEYTHTVWTESRDITSGYETDKDKLISNITNDYAGNNSKKVQFVSDSLLDKTYYDKYDRKLDFDKNNSSELEEYKKLESLYIVGYPTANEDYYLDQYEDRTQLSTKKYDFSLWVNSESKYYKKLANKEGYTSSFSKDELEKGNFLSYQIGYRSFIDKPGLTDAFLAAHRVGKKLYTLNEKNNGQSKKYFNYGLEILPRFYAPAGGASGSSVRTKDNKLLAVYHAANNIAKTGLAATFRSNGYNYKGLFGEYNLGQYDLIYGGGKDQQLGRSYREVMNTKYNNKKSALFSNGFNEVPENFKFKDSKAK; encoded by the coding sequence ATGAAACGTGTGAATAAATTATTAGTATTATTATCTTCAACAACTTTAGCATTACCTTTAACTTTATTAGTTGCTTGTACTTCAACAAAATCATCACCAAAATCTATTGATGATAATGAGTTTTTAAAAGTAGTTGATTCTATTAAATCTGAAGAAGATCTTTTAAAATATGCTGATCTTAAGTTTAAAGATTCTAGAGGTTCTTATATTAATAAAGGTGATGTCATACCTAGTCAGTTAGAAAAAAGCCAAGTTGAAATTATATTTAAAGGTAGTTATAAAGGTCAAATTCGTGCAGAAGTTACAACTATAAATAATGATCTAAATAATAATGAATTATCAAGTAGTGTAAGACTTTATGTTGAATTTAAAAATAATAAGACAAATACAACTAAAACTATAAATTTTATAGTTAGTGGGTTAAATAAAAAGGGAGTAGTTGATCCTTTTAGAAGTAGTTCTGTTAATACTATAAGTTATTTTGATGGTGTTGGTGGGTTTGATTCATATTCTAATAAAAGCCAAAAAGATAGATTTAAATATGATAATGAAAAATATATAAATTCATTAGAAGGTCAAATTAGTCCTGATAAACCTATTAATTTAAAAACATATAGAGGTTTAGAAACTAGCAAAGAACATATCATTAAGTTTGATCAAAAAGCTAATGAAAGTAATTTTGATACTTATTATAACGCTGCATTAAAAGGATTTACTTTACCAGTTTATGATGATAAAGGTGCTGTAAAAGGATTACAAATTAATGATGGTCCTGAAATAAATAAAGGTCCTTCAACAGTTGATTCATTAGGAAGAGATAGATTTAAAACTAATGGTTTAGCTAGAACCATTCCAAATGAAACATATAAAACTGCTGCTATTCAAACTTTTCAAGTAAGTTTTACAGCTCATAAAGATTATGCTACTGAAATCGAAGAAGCTGAAGATAATATAAAATTATTTGAATCATGAGATGATAAGCAAATTAAAAATTACATCGATATTCAACTAAAACAGTTAAAATTGAATTTTGAAGATGAATCTGGACAAATAGATAAACAAATAGCAACTACTAATAGAGAAAATACAGGTATAATAGATAATCTTCAAAAACAAAAAAATGAATTGGAGTCAAAATATAAAAAAGATAAAGATGAGATATCTAAATTAGGCAAAGATGGTTTAGTTAAATGACAACAAAAACAAATTCAAGAATATAAAAAGAAAAAAGAATTAAAGAAATTTCAAGCTTCTGAATCAGGAACAATGTGAATAATGGATTATTTAACTGAAAATGGTGGCAAAAATCCAACTAAGTTCTATTTTGGAACAAATTCTCACGTTGCTAAAGCACTTAAAGATGATTTATTATCAGTATCATTAACTAGATTAAATTCAAATATTAGTGTTGGTCAAACATTTAATTTAAATGGTTATGATAAAAACTTTACTAAATTTGTATTTACTCCAAAAAATAGTAAAAAAATAACTGATGCAATTACTACAATTTTTCATGCAACTGATTTTATAAAAGAGGAATCAAATCCATTAAAAATGCTTGAAGATAAGCAAAAAGAAAAATATAAAGATGCTGGAATATTTGCAGATTTTGCTGTTATTGAAGTCGATTTTTCAAAGCTATTAAATGATAGTGAATATACTCATACAGTTTGAACTGAATCTAGAGATATAACTTCTGGTTATGAAACTGATAAAGATAAATTAATTTCTAATATTACTAATGACTATGCAGGTAATAATTCTAAAAAAGTTCAATTTGTTTCTGATTCATTGCTAGATAAAACTTATTATGATAAATATGACAGAAAACTAGATTTTGATAAGAATAATTCTAGTGAATTAGAAGAATATAAAAAACTAGAAAGTCTATACATAGTTGGTTATCCAACAGCAAATGAAGATTATTATTTAGATCAATATGAAGATCGTACTCAATTAAGTACTAAAAAATATGATTTTTCATTATGAGTAAATAGTGAATCTAAATATTATAAAAAACTTGCTAATAAAGAAGGTTATACTAGTTCATTTAGTAAAGATGAATTAGAAAAAGGAAATTTCTTATCATATCAAATTGGATATAGATCATTTATTGATAAACCAGGATTAACTGATGCATTTTTAGCAGCACATAGAGTTGGTAAAAAGCTATATACATTAAATGAAAAAAATAATGGACAATCAAAGAAATACTTTAACTATGGTTTAGAAATATTACCAAGATTTTATGCACCAGCTGGTGGGGCTAGTGGATCAAGTGTTAGAACAAAAGATAATAAATTATTAGCTGTATATCATGCAGCTAATAATATTGCAAAAACTGGATTAGCAGCCACATTCAGATCAAATGGTTATAATTACAAAGGTTTATTTGGTGAATATAATTTAGGTCAATATGACTTGATATATGGTGGTGGAAAAGATCAACAATTAGGAAGATCTTATAGAGAAGTTATGAATACTAAATACAATAATAAGAAGAGCGCATTATTTAGTAATGGATTCAATGAAGTTCCTGAAAATTTTAAATTTAAAGATAGCAAAGCAAAATAA
- a CDS encoding putative immunoglobulin-blocking virulence protein, with translation MYFLKKKKNKILMYTLVASLVTSLSFGSVIYYSISDANISFETSSNGITDAELTPINNPIDDAIVSNRDNKLKPSEEKIIKETEKKIEEKIIIPPAKKEEKIEAAKPIPKPVVRKPETKITSPKITRRKQTIIIAGIEVEAEIEGPPGFVTHQRDKDKKISNPTKPYQNHTVNKILSVKVTTKLKEQVAKDALNGGGGYDKGAGLFNNSIFNVLKQEFNSGKELNDILSTLESVARQNSGAFQNTLERYKKLLDSPNVINFLKSEAQKEYPKLKSKFQTKNQEYIWLIANLDQSKFTKIASTSEKYLEKGLTISPRSAFINEAGEIDSNGWGPPDEYNTVTSRLRRDNSEYRVFDYDEYYNRSSDKIANGTYPGWVKKDVSEEYSKKYNFKASDGIRFSKLERINPNPAKGKLNSGLVLDLDVSNDEAYRRSKELIEKLQKDGEQITSYRIKNMGEKNSDQAFKDILAALPKNIQQLELFFSDKATNTASLIALENKNIKELSLYTSGNSLKKAWSYNPLALRNTTWINTIDYNVSAEYSSYDKITTRITFNTLAFDQEDFKNGSYERINDGLRMVYYARNNEPFFQGGHGPGLEPDKKLGQNSYPTGLDFSRVIGIKSLKGLRFDDDLDTSNEPRKITELTLYNNESYFEISSDELNEANLQHLSTGEGNPEKPKIHFSNGNNTTSIRISGKTLLSDEGRKNLDKYLEYNESLRNSGKQIQIPSGSDELKKQLEGWGYKVSTASDRSFT, from the coding sequence GTGTATTTTTTAAAAAAGAAAAAGAATAAGATTTTAATGTATACTTTAGTTGCTAGTTTAGTTACTTCTTTATCATTTGGATCAGTAATTTATTATTCTATTTCAGATGCTAATATTTCTTTTGAAACTTCTTCAAATGGAATAACTGATGCTGAATTAACCCCAATAAATAATCCGATTGATGATGCAATAGTTTCAAATAGAGATAATAAATTAAAACCAAGTGAAGAAAAAATCATCAAAGAAACCGAAAAGAAAATTGAAGAAAAAATAATAATACCACCTGCTAAAAAAGAAGAAAAAATAGAAGCGGCAAAACCAATACCAAAACCAGTAGTAAGAAAGCCTGAAACAAAAATAACTTCACCAAAAATAACTAGAAGAAAACAAACTATTATAATTGCTGGAATTGAAGTTGAAGCCGAAATTGAAGGACCACCAGGATTTGTAACTCATCAAAGAGATAAAGACAAAAAAATATCAAATCCAACAAAACCATATCAAAACCACACTGTTAATAAAATACTTAGTGTTAAAGTAACTACTAAACTAAAAGAGCAAGTTGCTAAAGACGCTTTAAATGGTGGTGGGGGTTATGATAAAGGTGCAGGATTATTTAACAATAGTATTTTTAATGTACTTAAACAAGAATTTAATTCTGGTAAAGAATTGAATGATATTTTAAGCACTCTTGAATCAGTAGCACGTCAAAACTCTGGTGCTTTTCAAAATACTTTAGAACGTTATAAAAAATTGTTAGATTCACCAAATGTTATAAATTTCTTAAAATCTGAAGCACAAAAAGAATATCCAAAACTAAAATCTAAATTTCAAACTAAAAATCAAGAATATATTTGATTAATTGCTAATTTAGATCAGTCTAAATTCACAAAAATAGCATCAACTTCAGAAAAATATTTAGAAAAAGGATTAACAATCTCTCCAAGAAGTGCATTTATTAACGAAGCTGGTGAAATTGATTCTAATGGTTGAGGACCACCAGATGAATATAATACTGTAACTTCAAGATTAAGAAGAGATAATTCTGAATATAGAGTCTTTGATTATGATGAATATTATAATAGATCATCAGATAAAATAGCAAATGGAACTTATCCAGGTTGAGTTAAAAAAGATGTTAGTGAAGAATATAGTAAAAAGTATAATTTCAAAGCAAGTGATGGAATTAGATTTAGTAAATTAGAAAGAATAAATCCAAATCCAGCTAAGGGTAAACTTAACTCAGGACTAGTATTAGATTTAGATGTTTCAAATGATGAAGCTTATAGAAGATCTAAAGAATTAATAGAAAAACTTCAAAAAGATGGTGAACAAATCACTTCTTATAGAATAAAAAATATGGGTGAGAAAAACTCAGATCAAGCATTTAAAGATATATTAGCTGCACTTCCAAAAAACATTCAACAATTAGAATTGTTCTTCTCAGATAAAGCAACAAATACAGCTAGTTTAATTGCTTTAGAAAATAAAAATATTAAAGAATTATCATTATACACTAGTGGAAATTCATTAAAAAAAGCTTGATCATATAATCCATTAGCTTTAAGAAATACAACTTGAATTAATACAATAGATTATAATGTAAGTGCTGAATATTCTAGTTATGACAAAATTACAACTAGAATTACTTTTAACACTTTAGCATTTGATCAAGAAGACTTTAAAAATGGTAGTTATGAAAGAATTAATGATGGATTAAGAATGGTGTATTATGCAAGAAATAATGAACCATTCTTCCAAGGTGGACATGGACCTGGATTAGAGCCTGATAAAAAATTAGGACAAAATAGTTACCCAACAGGTTTAGACTTTTCTAGAGTTATAGGTATTAAATCATTAAAAGGACTAAGATTTGATGATGATTTAGATACTTCAAATGAACCAAGAAAAATTACTGAATTAACCTTATATAATAATGAATCTTACTTTGAAATTTCTTCTGATGAATTAAATGAAGCTAACTTACAACATTTATCAACTGGAGAAGGAAATCCTGAAAAACCAAAAATTCATTTTAGTAATGGAAATAACACAACAAGTATAAGAATTTCTGGAAAAACTCTATTATCTGATGAAGGAAGAAAAAACTTAGATAAATACTTGGAATATAATGAATCACTTAGAAATTCAGGAAAACAAATTCAAATACCAAGCGGATCTGATGAACTAAAAAAACAATTAGAAGGTTGAGGTTATAAAGTTTCAACTGCTTCTGATAGATCGTTTACATAA
- the mip gene encoding Ig-specific serine endopeptidase MIP: MKRLNKLLMYISSSTLLLPITLLVACTPSKVVAKPINDDEFNKLIDSIKTENDLLKYADIRIKNSSGADTKKEDIIPSQLKNENISITFKGKYQGQISAVVTNVDVDRTNPFAIQKEATIFAQFKNLKTNTTRSINFIIKGLNQKGNFDASGNRVVDDLAYFGGSDGYDQYAKKDQKQRFDYDNERYMTRLKRQFGDGSGSIDLKKYRGLNTKQEHIKKFDEQAKNSNFDTYYNAALKGFTLPVYGEDGNVKGLQINDGPEVGKGPSELDSLGRNEKARTVGLARTLPNDMYKTAAIQTFQTNFTIYKDYEKEIEEAEDNIKLFDSWNEQEIQSYISEQLTQLRLNYEDEVFQIDKQISETQDDRTTILSGLKEKRKKIEEEYQKDVAKISGLDKQGLKKWQEEEIEKYKEKKKEKTFQISESGTMWIMDYLNEDDGKSPTKFYFGTNSHVAKGIKDGMVSFSLTRINSNVKVGQTFGLNGHDSNFTKFTFSPINNNKLEDAVTAIFHATDFIKENSSPVKLLQDDQKTKYSDVGIFADFAVVEVDFKELLDTSKYSHSVWSSSNDISNTYEKEQDKLISKITNDYAKSGQKIKFVSDSLLEKENYEKFDRPLDFNPNKEEELKKYNDLDSLFIVGYPTAYKDFYLDRYEDEKQLKNKKYDFSLWINSEYKFYNKLINKEGSTSSFKDYETKKGNFFSYQIGYRSFIDKPGLTDAFITANKVGKKLYSLNDKKQEKTKRYFNYGLEIMPRFYAPAGGASGSSVRTKDNKLLATYHASNETARTGLAVAFRSNGYDYNNLFGNYKLGQYDLIYGGGKDQAEGKSYREVMNSMYKGKKSALFDKGFEQKDVPTEFQFKNDKGK; encoded by the coding sequence ATGAAAAGATTGAATAAATTATTGATGTATATATCATCATCAACACTTTTACTCCCGATTACTTTATTAGTTGCTTGTACTCCTTCTAAAGTAGTTGCTAAACCAATTAATGATGATGAATTTAATAAACTTATTGATTCTATAAAAACTGAAAATGATCTTTTAAAATACGCTGATATTAGAATTAAAAATTCTAGTGGTGCAGATACTAAAAAAGAAGACATAATACCTTCACAATTAAAAAATGAAAATATAAGTATAACTTTCAAAGGTAAATATCAAGGACAAATTAGCGCAGTAGTTACAAATGTAGATGTTGATAGAACAAACCCTTTTGCAATACAAAAAGAAGCTACAATATTTGCTCAATTTAAAAATCTTAAAACAAATACAACTAGATCTATAAATTTTATTATTAAAGGATTAAATCAAAAAGGTAACTTCGATGCTTCTGGAAATAGAGTAGTTGATGATTTAGCATACTTTGGTGGATCTGACGGTTACGATCAATATGCTAAAAAAGACCAAAAACAAAGATTTGATTATGATAATGAAAGATATATGACTAGATTGAAAAGACAATTTGGCGATGGTTCGGGTTCAATAGATTTAAAAAAATATAGAGGACTAAATACTAAGCAAGAACATATTAAAAAATTTGATGAGCAAGCTAAAAATAGTAATTTTGACACTTATTATAATGCTGCTTTGAAGGGATTTACTTTACCTGTATATGGTGAAGATGGAAATGTTAAAGGTTTACAAATTAATGATGGTCCAGAAGTAGGAAAGGGTCCTTCAGAGTTGGATTCTCTTGGTAGAAATGAAAAAGCTAGAACTGTTGGTTTAGCTAGAACGTTACCTAATGATATGTATAAAACAGCAGCTATTCAAACTTTTCAAACCAACTTTACTATCTATAAGGATTATGAAAAAGAAATAGAAGAAGCAGAAGATAATATAAAATTATTTGATTCTTGAAATGAACAAGAAATTCAAAGTTATATTTCAGAACAGTTAACACAATTAAGGCTAAATTATGAAGATGAAGTTTTTCAAATAGACAAACAAATTTCTGAAACTCAAGATGATCGAACTACTATATTATCTGGTCTTAAAGAAAAGAGAAAAAAAATTGAAGAAGAATATCAAAAAGATGTAGCTAAAATATCAGGTCTGGATAAACAAGGTCTTAAAAAATGACAAGAAGAAGAAATAGAAAAATATAAAGAAAAGAAAAAAGAAAAAACATTCCAAATTTCAGAATCAGGAACTATGTGAATAATGGATTACTTAAATGAAGATGATGGTAAAAGCCCAACCAAATTCTATTTTGGAACAAATTCACACGTTGCTAAAGGGATTAAAGATGGGATGGTTTCATTTTCTTTAACAAGAATAAATTCAAATGTTAAAGTAGGACAAACTTTTGGTTTAAATGGACATGATAGCAATTTTACAAAATTTACATTTTCTCCAATCAATAATAATAAACTTGAAGATGCTGTTACTGCAATTTTTCATGCTACTGATTTTATAAAAGAAAATAGTAGTCCTGTAAAATTGTTGCAAGATGACCAAAAAACTAAATATAGTGATGTCGGAATATTTGCTGATTTTGCTGTTGTTGAAGTTGATTTTAAAGAGCTTTTAGATACAAGCAAATATTCACATTCTGTATGAAGTTCTTCTAATGATATATCAAATACATATGAAAAAGAACAAGATAAATTAATTAGTAAAATAACCAATGATTATGCTAAAAGTGGGCAAAAAATTAAATTTGTTTCAGATTCATTGTTAGAAAAAGAAAATTATGAAAAGTTTGATAGACCACTTGATTTTAATCCTAATAAAGAAGAAGAATTGAAGAAATATAATGATCTAGATAGTTTATTTATAGTCGGTTATCCTACAGCTTATAAAGATTTTTATTTAGATAGATATGAAGATGAAAAACAACTAAAAAATAAAAAATATGATTTTTCATTATGAATTAATAGTGAGTACAAATTCTATAATAAACTAATTAATAAGGAAGGATCAACTAGTTCATTTAAAGATTATGAAACTAAAAAAGGAAACTTCTTTTCATATCAAATTGGTTACCGTTCATTTATTGATAAACCAGGACTAACTGATGCATTTATAACAGCTAATAAAGTCGGTAAAAAATTATATTCATTAAATGATAAAAAACAAGAAAAAACTAAGAGATATTTTAACTACGGATTAGAAATAATGCCAAGATTTTATGCACCAGCTGGTGGGGCTTCTGGTTCTAGTGTTAGAACAAAAGATAATAAACTATTAGCCACATATCACGCGTCAAATGAAACAGCAAGAACAGGATTAGCTGTAGCGTTTAGATCTAATGGTTATGACTATAATAATTTATTTGGTAATTATAAATTAGGGCAATATGATTTAATTTATGGTGGAGGAAAAGACCAAGCTGAAGGTAAGTCATATAGAGAAGTTATGAATTCTATGTATAAGGGTAAAAAAAGTGCATTATTTGATAAAGGATTTGAACAAAAGGATGTTCCGACTGAATTTCAATTTAAAAATGATAAAGGAAAGTAA
- a CDS encoding MSC_0624 family F1-like ATPase-associated membrane protein, giving the protein MISLKVEQQKFYDDGSNLILETKKNKIVSIYKTIVLSFFFVSMSLLLFLSNYSIFNKNIENSYQFLFNFSQPAFEQYNWVVLFRICLLGFLYFYGLKKAYINIEPNKPYLKQYTIWFSLYLITSISAFILFFTYSPLEAQNIINLIYSLIGLLLIDISYVLFKYKTRKKLNPLVYQNKWSLIVDLISRAILVSLVLTIFLVWINQGGTAYEMLANNKFYEYVLNLFGIKNFLNFLIIITSFIFIGLLFIGLNIYTILKIVYKQFSFEIIRDKLNFYLTGVIVVFIWLISLVFLKIPSTHEVFVKNDNLEYLYLLFSLLNIIITIVYLWFKQFKNRLNSPLIKISYLTIFHFIIWTVFMVASFLTTSTTVSMINLLITIVLVAISYYWHIKSSRFNNYYNYLLITLNVIMIFIISLVFGFNQILLSHNNKNLFIIPLKANLLQIISIFIVAFQIINVIYPLTYMLITSIKISKTFKKELNHETQKQTN; this is encoded by the coding sequence ATGATTTCTTTAAAAGTTGAACAACAAAAATTTTATGATGATGGTTCAAACTTAATACTAGAGACAAAAAAGAATAAAATAGTATCTATTTATAAAACTATTGTTCTTTCATTCTTTTTTGTATCAATGTCATTGTTACTATTTTTATCAAATTATTCAATCTTTAATAAAAATATAGAAAATTCATACCAATTTCTATTTAATTTTTCTCAACCAGCATTTGAACAATATAACTGAGTAGTACTTTTTAGAATTTGTTTATTAGGATTTTTATATTTTTATGGATTAAAAAAAGCTTATATAAATATAGAACCAAACAAACCATATTTAAAACAATACACGATTTGATTTAGTTTATATTTAATAACTAGTATTTCTGCATTTATATTATTTTTTACTTATTCACCATTAGAAGCACAAAATATAATTAATCTAATTTATAGTTTAATCGGTTTATTATTAATAGATATTTCTTATGTGTTATTTAAATATAAAACAAGAAAAAAATTAAACCCATTAGTATATCAAAATAAATGAAGTTTAATTGTTGATTTAATTAGTAGAGCAATTTTAGTTAGTTTAGTTTTAACTATTTTTCTAGTTTGAATAAATCAAGGTGGAACAGCTTATGAAATGCTAGCTAATAATAAGTTTTATGAGTATGTATTAAACTTATTTGGAATTAAAAACTTTTTAAACTTTTTAATTATTATTACTAGTTTTATATTTATTGGTTTATTGTTTATTGGATTAAATATTTATACTATTTTAAAAATAGTTTATAAACAATTTAGTTTTGAAATTATTAGAGATAAGTTGAATTTTTATTTAACTGGAGTAATTGTTGTATTTATTTGATTAATAAGTTTAGTATTTTTAAAAATACCATCAACTCATGAAGTGTTTGTAAAAAATGATAACTTAGAATATTTATACTTATTATTTTCTTTATTAAACATTATTATTACTATTGTTTATTTATGATTTAAACAATTTAAAAATAGATTAAATAGTCCTTTAATTAAGATCAGTTATTTAACTATTTTTCATTTTATTATTTGAACTGTATTTATGGTTGCTAGTTTTTTAACAACAAGTACAACTGTAAGTATGATTAACTTATTAATTACTATTGTTTTAGTTGCTATTAGTTATTATTGACATATTAAATCATCAAGATTTAACAACTATTATAATTACTTATTAATTACTTTAAATGTAATAATGATTTTTATAATAAGTTTAGTATTTGGATTTAATCAAATATTACTATCACATAATAATAAAAACTTATTTATTATTCCTTTAAAAGCTAATTTATTACAAATTATAAGTATTTTTATAGTAGCATTTCAAATTATTAATGTAATTTATCCATTAACTTATATGTTAATCACAAGTATTAAAATTTCTAAAACTTTTAAAAAGGAGCTAAATCATGAAACACAAAAACAAACAAACTAG
- a CDS encoding DUF2714 domain-containing protein, which produces MKHKNKQTSDQSFMVFDLYEQIVNANNYIDYQKLLATVLLENQIGFDSKVYKEFENSYLLGLKNHYDLVLRDFVITFNVNLKISSDLLVPMISASESSNTEAINLKQSKDEQYNKFLNTFNDCLISLIKQDLCVEIFPKIIIFKSKNTDKLKIIFDKTKVLTRG; this is translated from the coding sequence ATGAAACACAAAAACAAACAAACTAGTGATCAATCTTTTATGGTTTTTGACTTATATGAACAAATAGTTAATGCTAATAATTACATTGATTATCAAAAACTACTAGCAACAGTGTTATTAGAAAATCAAATTGGTTTTGATTCAAAAGTATATAAAGAATTTGAAAATTCATACTTATTAGGATTAAAAAATCATTATGATTTAGTATTAAGAGATTTTGTAATTACTTTTAATGTTAATTTAAAAATTAGTAGCGATTTATTAGTACCAATGATTAGTGCATCTGAAAGTAGTAATACTGAAGCTATAAACTTAAAACAAAGTAAAGATGAACAATATAATAAATTTTTAAATACTTTTAATGATTGTTTAATTTCACTAATTAAACAAGATTTATGTGTTGAAATTTTTCCAAAAATAATTATTTTTAAATCTAAAAACACTGATAAATTAAAAATTATATTTGATAAAACTAAAGTTTTAACTAGAGGTTAA
- a CDS encoding MSC_0622 family F1-like ATPase gamma subunit translates to MDLKKVETKLNNLKTIQQRLNNEKNILLIDMIKQNALLNYYVKNALWNQNIISLLQTEYKIKNNLINENKASKNKLINKLKDFISQPKELWIYVTEEQKYSTDSYSRYEKHILNNIKKSSADFITIGDRAKEFCSQNKLNVIYNVDQKQTISKLSWILTLIIKFLFSQYNYQSLHFVINSNKNKDNNFIILPLTKFNVNSLSETENKFDLTNIKEFKIFPDIDNYIQTQIDNFIENSIQSLLVESSFYKTKNELIKTNKTINEVDEEVKKLNKKIIRIKREKEIEEIVLLTSNNKRFLIRRDQ, encoded by the coding sequence ATGGATTTAAAAAAAGTAGAAACCAAGTTAAATAACTTAAAAACTATTCAACAAAGATTAAATAATGAAAAAAACATTTTGCTAATAGATATGATTAAACAAAATGCTTTATTAAATTATTATGTTAAAAATGCTTTGTGAAATCAAAATATTATTTCATTATTACAAACTGAATATAAAATTAAAAATAATTTAATCAATGAAAATAAAGCTAGTAAAAATAAATTAATTAATAAATTAAAAGATTTTATTTCTCAACCAAAAGAATTATGAATTTATGTTACTGAAGAGCAAAAATATTCAACAGATTCTTATTCAAGATATGAAAAACATATTTTAAATAACATTAAAAAAAGTAGTGCTGATTTTATTACTATTGGAGATCGTGCTAAAGAGTTTTGTAGTCAAAATAAGTTAAATGTAATTTATAATGTTGATCAAAAACAAACTATTTCAAAACTTTCTTGAATTTTAACTTTAATTATAAAATTTTTATTTTCTCAATATAATTATCAAAGTTTACATTTTGTAATTAATTCTAATAAAAATAAAGATAATAATTTTATTATTCTTCCATTAACTAAGTTTAATGTAAATAGTTTAAGTGAAACTGAAAATAAATTCGACTTAACAAATATTAAAGAATTTAAAATCTTTCCAGATATTGATAATTATATTCAAACTCAAATTGATAACTTTATAGAAAATTCAATTCAATCTTTATTAGTTGAATCATCATTTTATAAAACTAAAAATGAATTGATTAAAACTAATAAAACTATTAATGAAGTAGATGAAGAAGTTAAAAAGTTAAATAAGAAAATTATTAGAATTAAACGTGAAAAAGAAATTGAAGAAATTGTTTTACTAACAAGTAATAATAAAAGATTTTTAATCAGGAGAGATCAATAA
- a CDS encoding MSC_0621 family F1-like ATPase epsilon subunit, protein MAFSVEINFIENKQTINFNKAIVYFNADEENEWISLNNNSILGYEIMLLKILDLSNNQEKYLFVNNVNIMVKNNHVVINTFSKQNFLIRTNRKKKYQEQLKELHKQITILQANQTIGLTIDSLLELKRLKNKYYVLKLKNLLQLKGE, encoded by the coding sequence ATGGCTTTTAGTGTTGAAATTAATTTTATTGAAAATAAGCAAACTATTAATTTTAATAAAGCAATTGTTTATTTTAATGCTGATGAAGAAAATGAATGAATTTCATTAAATAATAACTCTATTTTAGGTTATGAAATTATGTTATTAAAAATCTTAGATTTATCTAATAATCAAGAAAAATACTTATTTGTAAATAATGTAAATATTATGGTTAAAAATAATCATGTTGTAATTAATACTTTTTCAAAACAAAACTTTTTAATTAGAACAAATCGTAAGAAAAAATATCAAGAACAATTAAAAGAATTACATAAACAAATTACTATCTTACAAGCAAATCAAACAATTGGTTTAACTATAGATTCTTTATTAGAATTAAAAAGATTAAAAAATAAATATTATGTTTTAAAATTAAAAAATTTATTACAGTTAAAAGGAGAATAA